In a single window of the Zea mays cultivar B73 chromosome 5, Zm-B73-REFERENCE-NAM-5.0, whole genome shotgun sequence genome:
- the LOC100284665 gene encoding glucan endo-1,3-beta-glucosidase 6 precursor, whose product MGSRSGCGAAMAAAAAAVLVSWLCFAAAGVGAIGANWGTQASHPLPPETVVRMLKDNGFQKVKLFDAEEGTMSALRKSGLEVMVGIPNDLLSTMATSMKAAEKWVDTNVSSYLNDGVSIRYVAVGNEPFLETYNGSFLQSTFPAIRNIQGALIKAGLGNQVKVTCPLNADVYSSTTSKPSDGDFRTDIHDLMLTIVKFLSDNGGAFTVNIYPFISLYIDPNFPVDYAFFEGASSPIVDGSFTYSNMFDANHDTLIWALKKNGFGNLPVIVGEIGWPTDGDRNANAQMAQRFNQGFMTHIASGRGTPMRPGPVDAYLFSLIDEDDKSIQPGNFERHWGIFTYDGLPKYQLNLGTSNAGGGLVRAKGVKYLERKWCVLKPSVNLNDPKLADNVGYACSMADCTSLGYKTSCGMLDIRGNVSYAFNNYFQKNDQDDVACGFQGLATTTGQDPSTGTCRFGVMIEVDSAFSWRLQGLGSNLLLFLLLGVLQLSLSFS is encoded by the exons ATGGGTTCCCGGTCCGGCTGTGGAGCGGCGATGGCGGCGGCCGCGGCCGCGgtgttggtttcttggctgtgctTCGCGGCGGCCGGCGTCGGCGCGATAGGGGCGAACTGGGGCACGCAGGCGAGCCACCCGCTGCCGCCGGAGACGGTGGTGCGGATGCTCAAGGACAATGGGTTCCAGAAGGTCAAGCTGTTCGACGCCGAGGAGGGCACCATGAGCGCCCTCAGGAAGAGCGGGCTGGAGGTGATGGTCGGCATCCCCAACGACTTGCTGTCCACGATGGCCACCAGCATGAAGGCCGCGGAGAAGTGGGTCGACACCAACGTCTCCAGCTACCTCAACGACGGCGTCAGCATCAG GTATGTTGCAGTCGGGAATGAGCCTTTCTTGGAGACATACAACGGAAGCTTCCTGCAGTCCACTTTCCCCGCCATCAGGAACATACAAGGCGCGCTCATAAAAGCCGGCCTGGGCAACCAAGTCAAGGTGACATGCCCTCTCAACGCCGATGTCTACTCCTCGACGACCTCCAAGCCTTCCGACGGGGACTTCCGCACGGACATCCACGACCTGATGCTCACCATAGTGAAGTTCCTGAGCGACAACGGCGGTGCCTTCACCGTCAACATCTACCCGTTCATAAGCCTCTACATCGACCCGAACTTCCCCGTGGACTACGCCTTCTTCGAGGGGGCCTCGTCGCCGATTGTGGACGGCTCCTTCACCTACAGCAACATGTTCGACGCGAACCACGACACGCTGATATGGGCGCTGAAGAAGAACGGGTTCGGGAACCTGCCCGTGATCGTCGGCGAGATCGGGTGGCCGACGGACGGCGACCGGAACGCCAACGCCCAGATGGCGCAGCGCTTCAACCAGGGCTTCATGACCCACATCGCCTCCGGGCGGGGCACGCCGATGCGGCCCGGACCCGTCGACGCCTACCTGTTCAGCCTGATCGACGAGGACGACAAGAGCATCCAGCCAGGGAACTTCGAGCGGCACTGGGGCATCTTCACCTACGACGGCCTGCCCAAGTACCAGCTGAACCTGGGGACGTCGAACGCGGGCGGCGGTCTCGTGAGAGCCAAGGGCGTGAAGTACCTCGAGAGGAAGTGGTGCGTGCTGAAGCCTTCTGTGAACCTCAACGACCCGAAGCTCGCCGACAACGTGGGATACGCGTGCTCCATGGCGGACTGCACCAGCCTTGGCTACAAGACGTCGTGCGGGATGCTGGACATCCGCGGCAACGTCTCGTACGCGTTCAACAACTACTTCCAGAAGAACGACCAGGACGACGTGGCCTGCGGGTTCCAGGGCCTCGCGACGACCACGGGCCAGGACCCCAGCACCGGGACCTGCAGGTTCGGGGTCATGATCGAGGTCGACTCCGCCTTCTCGTGGAGGCTGCAGGGGCTTGGGAGCAACCTCCTCCTGTTCCTCCTGCTTGGGGTTCTCCAGCTATCCCTGTCCTTCTCTTAG